A stretch of Raphanus sativus cultivar WK10039 unplaced genomic scaffold, ASM80110v3 Scaffold2262, whole genome shotgun sequence DNA encodes these proteins:
- the LOC130505423 gene encoding 60S ribosomal protein L18-2-like, with the protein MGIDLIAGGKSKKTKRTAPKSDDVYLKLLVKLYRFLVRRTGSKFDAVILKRLFMSKVNKAPLSLSKLVEFMKGKDGKIAVLVGTITDDLRVHEIPAMKVTALRFTERARARIEKAGGECLTFDQLALVAPLGQNTVLLRGPKNSREAVKHFGPAPGVPHSHSKPYVRSKGRKFEKARGKRKSRGFKV; encoded by the exons GGTATCGATCTTATCGCTGGAGGTAAGAGCAAGAAGACCAAAAGGACAGCTCCTAAGTCCGATGATGTCTACCTCAAGCTTCTCGTCAAG CTATACCGGTTTTTGGTAAGGAGAACCGGAAGCAAGTTCGATGCTGTGATTCTTAAGAGGCTTTTCATGAGCAAGGTCAACAAAGCTCCTCTTTCGCTCTCTAAGCTCGTGGAGTTTATGAAGGGCAAG GATGGTAAGATTGCTGTGTTGGTTGGGACTATTACCGATGATTTGAGAGTGCACGAGATCCCTGCCATGAAGGTTACTGCCTTGAGGTTTACAGAGAGGGCTAGGGCTAGGATTGAGAAAGCTGGTGGAGAGTGCTTGACCTTTGATCAGCTTGCTCTCGTTGCTCCTTTGGGACAGAACACG GTTCTTCTTAGGGGACCAAAGAACTCGCGTGAAGCAGTGAAGCACTTTGGTCCAGCTCCTGGTGTGCCGCACAGTCACTCCAAGCCTTATGTTAGGTCTAAGGGAAGGAAGTTTGAGAAAGCCAGAGGAAAGCGAAAGAGTCGTGGCTTCAAGGTCTAA